One window from the genome of Babylonia areolata isolate BAREFJ2019XMU chromosome 11, ASM4173473v1, whole genome shotgun sequence encodes:
- the LOC143287203 gene encoding uncharacterized protein LOC143287203 → MSSETSTKTSTKVDGEQHQVRRRPAPRSSEISTMVDGDQHLGHRRSSPRSTETSTEVNARRRPEHGATVALRGNIGTGRRRPAPRSSETSTKVDGEQHQVHRRPAPRSSETSTKVIGDQHQGRPRPAIGDQHQGHRRPAPRSTENSTKFIGDHHLGHRRPAPRSTETAPRSSETSTKVDGEQHQVRRRPAPRSSETSTKVIGDQHQVRRRPAPRSSEISTMISRRSLIVSAGGTLAPVDGDQHQGHRRPAPRSTENSTKFIRDQHQGHRRQGHRRPAPRSTETSTNVIGDQHQGRRRTAPRSSETRSSETSTKVDEEQHQGHRRPAPRSSETSTKVDREQHQVRRRPALRSSETSTMVDRDQHLGHRRSSPRSTETSTKVNARMRPEHGGHGRLE, encoded by the exons atgtcatcggagaccagcaccaag accagcaccaaggtcgacggagaacagcaccaagttcgacgcagaccagcaccaaggtcatcggagatcagcaccatggtcgacggagatcagcacctaggtcatcggagatcatcacctaggtcgacggagaccagcaccgaggtcaacgcgaggaggagaccagaacatggggccacggtcgccttgag gggaaacatcggcaccggtcgacggagaccagcaccaaggtcatcggagaccagcaccaaggtcgacggagaacagcaccaagttcatcggagaccagcaccaaggtcatcagagaccagcaccaaggtcatcggagaccagcaccaaggtcgaccgAGACCAgccatcggagaccagcaccaaggtcatcggagaccagcaccaaggtcgacggagaacagcaccaagttcatcggagatcatcacctaggtcatcggagaccagcaccaaggtcgacggagacagcaccaaggtcatcggagaccagcaccaaggtcgacggagaacagcaccaagttcgacgcagaccagcaccaaggtcatcggagaccagcaccaaggtcatcggagaccagcaccaagttcgacgcagaccagcaccaaggtcatcggagatcagcaccatg atttcgagaaggtCTTTGATAGTGTCCgcag gggggacATTGGCACcagtcgacggagaccagcaccaaggtcatcggagaccagcaccaaggtcgacggagaacagcaccaagtttatcagagaccagcaccaaggtcatcggagacaaggtcatcggagaccagcaccaaggtcgacggagaccagcaccaatgtcatcggagaccagcaccaaggtcgacggagaacagcaccaaggtcatcggagacaaggtcatcggagaccagcaccaaggtcgacgaagaacagcaccaaggtcatcggagaccagcaccaaggtcatcggagaccagcaccaaggtcgacagagaacagcaccaagttcgacgcagaccagcactgaggtcatcggagaccagcaccatggtcgacagagatcagcacctaggtcatcggagatcatcacctaggtcgacggagaccagcaccaaggtcaacgCGAGGatgagaccagaacatgggggccacggtcgccttgag TGA